In the genome of Daucus carota subsp. sativus chromosome 9, DH1 v3.0, whole genome shotgun sequence, the window TGtaaaagcatctccaaccatacaaagctcttagctaaaatgtgagttgacataccaaaattaaaaaatataaccaacgTATTAAAAaactcacactccaaccatattcatctattgtctataattttagccaatctCTTATgtatgactatatttgtcgaacctctgtaggtctgtaagaaatttgTAGGAAGATCACGCATCAGTTATTACTATATTGAACTGTTATAtactattttaacaatctaaaatattaataacatattatttttaaattatagccaatcaatataacTAATTCCATTGAAGCACggtgtcttacaggttcagcaagtccaatttagccaacgattatggCCAACCCCATTAAAGATGATCTAATAATGATTTAATTAAGAGAAGGATAATACTTGAGGCATCTGAGAATCTTCATATATTCTTTCTTTTAATTTAGAACAGCCAGCTCCATTTCAGAGGAACGAGTAAAACTAGCACAATAATGGCCAAGCCGCTAAGCATGATCAAACCACTCTTGTCTTTCATTTTCATGTTTGTTCCATGCTTGTCTTGTCGTGCTCATAAAAAACAATCCCTTCTGCAGTTCAAATCCAACTTGCTCGATATGTACCACACCTCAAGCTCGTCATCCTTAGGCTTGGAGTCATGGGATTCCAACTCTGATTGTTGTAATTGGACTAGAGTTGTTTGTAGTTTGCATTCTCATGAAATTACAGCTCTACACCTTGGAGGTCTTCACTTGCTTTTTCGATACTTCTTACCAAATACAAAAATCTGGGACCCCATTTATGGCATTAGATCCTTAACGTTTCTTGATATCTCTTACAGTTATATACAAGGCGAAATCCCTGGAAACGGTTTGGCTAATCTCACAAAACTAGTTCATTTTGATATGAGTCGCAATTACTTTAATGGTTCGATTCCACCACAACTTTTTCACTTGAGGTTTCTGCAGTTTCTTGATTTAAGTGAAAATTTATTAAAGGGTGGTTTAAGTGGTGAAATTGGCAAGCTTGGAAATCTGAAGACACTGATGTTGGATCACAATTTTCTTGATGGAAATCTTCCTGTACAGATTGGAAATCTAACAAAATTGAGGCAGTTTTCTGTCAGTCAAAACAAATTTTCGGGTCCTATTCCAGAttcaattttgaatttgaaGGGACTGGAATTATTGGATTTGAGGAATAATTATTTGGAACTGCAGATTCCAAGTAAGATTGGAAGCTTGTCCAACATTTCCACTTTGGCGTTGAGTAAGAATAGTTTCACAGGATTAATCCCGCCATCGATACGAAACTTGAGCAGATTGGAAACACTTCAGCTGGAAGATAATATGCTTTCTGGAGATATTCCTTCCTGGTTATTTGATATGGAGAGTATGAAGAATTTGTATCTAGGAGGAATCATACTGAATTGGAATAACCTCAAGCTAGTTCCCAACTATATGTTTTCACATCTCTCTCTCAGATCATGTTTAATTTCTGGAAACATTCCTGAATGGATTTCCACTcaaaagaatcttgatattCTGAACTTGAGCGACAATCAACTCACTGGAAAATTCCCCCTTTGGCTTGCTGAGATGGAAATTGGAAGTATATTATTGTCACGTAACAAGCTTAGTGGTAAAATTCCATCTCGCCTTTTCCAATCTACAAGTTTATCAATTTTGATTCTTTCGAGAAATAATTTTTCAGGGGAGTTGCCAGAAAATGTAGGTGATGCTAATAAGATCCGGGTACTGATGCTCTCGGGAAACAATTTTTCGGGGGCCATCCCAAAATCAGTTGGAGATATGCCTCTGTTAATGATATTGGACTTGTCAAGAAACAGATTCTCTGGAAACACCGACACATTCCCAGTTTTTGATCCTGAATGTTCATTATATTATGCTGATTTTTCCTCTAATGAACTATCAGGTAATTTCCCCCAGTCATTTTGTGCACAGATGACTATTCTTGCACTAGGGGAAAATAAGTTCTCTGGCAATTTGCTTAAGAATCTcacaaatatgaatcaacttcaGTATCTTGATCTCCATAACAACAACATTACCGTTGAGTTATCAGAATTTATTTCCCAACTATCCTATCTTCAAGTTTTGAGTCTACGCAACAACTGTGTGCATGGCTCGCTGTCATCTAACTCTTTTTACAACCAAAGTAGCCTCCGAATTCTTGATCTCTCAAGTAACAATCTCGATGGAAGTATCCCTTCCGAGTTGGGAAATCTAGTAGAAATGACTGACATCGGTTCTTTCTCTCTAATAAGTATGCGTATCGATGAAATAGAGGTAAACTGGATTGAGTCTACAGTTACATTACTAACTGGCATGTTTACCTCTGTAATTGAGATGAATGACTTGACAGTAAACTGGAAAAAAGCTGAACAAGGTATCTCAAGTCGTAGCCATCATATCTATTCTTTCCTGGACTTGTCAAGCAATAAGCTGTCAGGTGACATTCCATTTTCATGTGGGATGCAAATCAGGGTGAAATGTTCGAAAGATGAGCCAACACCAGATGATGCACAAGAAGATAATGATGGTGATGGTAAACAAGCGCCATAGTTCTTGTGGACAGGACTGTGGATTGGATTTCCGCTTGGCTTTATTGCATCAGTATCGACAATATTTCTTAGTGGATATTTTGTTATACCAACATTAAAGTACCACTCACTTCACTATAGGCATAGATAAATGCAGTGTGTTATCAGGCACTTAAAGCCCCTGGACTACTACAAATATTTAGCACGGTTCATAAAATACTTTTTGTAGTTTGTTATCTTCGTTCTTATAGAATTATAGCAAGTTGTAGCTATAATAATTAGATCATATTGTACTCTGCTATTTTCAGTACCCTATCGTGTATATGTAATGTAGTTTATGAATAAAACGTGTATGTTATGTAAGATTTATAGAAATGATTATCAAAAAACTCTGAAGGAAGCTCGGAGATCTTCTATTActttctcaattttgatttcACCAGTTCATGAAAACCTTCAGAATGATTCTTAACTCAGGAGTCCTTGAGATCATTCTGCATCTATGAGTCATCTCACTTATAAATCAGGAGCTCATGTCAATAGTAATTACTGTTAAGTGACCAGTTTTCCTAAAACATCAGAAGAGAGGCACTACATCATATAAGTTTCATTCAAAGTTGCAGAAAGTGTAAGTGAAAGCTACATCTTCTGACTTGGAGCTCCATTTATAATATGAAGATACTCCCTTTCCTTTTCATCTAATATCTTATACATAAGGAGTCACCGATCCTACATAATCTCGTGATTCACGATCAAATCACATactgattaaatttttaatcacaTTTAGTACCTTGTTGCAGTGACTTGAAATGTTCTTTCTGTGGATATATTAATCAGGAAGAGCACATGTAGACTCAAAATCTTAGATTATGCATTTTACTATTTTAGGGGTCAATTGTTTAGAGCTGAATGTGGTTGAACAAATATGAACGGGATGGTTCAGTCTGTTTGGCAATATTATTTAGCTAGCTCACGCGGCTGAATGATATCCGGCATATAAAATgttatgaaaatattatgtgaagtattaattgaataaatatatgtgtCATTGCTACCTAgacaatatatatttcatttatataGCATCTTTAccatcttttatatttttccaatatttttaaaaattttaaagtaaatatGGATAATTTTCCATACTTACATTGATTTAtgtctttagaatttaatattgaaaaagttaaaaattaactGGAGGGGAACGAGATTTCAAACATGCGCATTAGGGTTGAGCATAATTATCCGAAACCGGGCCAAACCGGCCGATCCGAGCCGTCCAAATCGAATATTTCGGTTTCTTAACGGtttgtttggttttggttttggtaattagaaaaccgaaaattttcggtttggttccAACGAGATTTCAAATATTTcgaatatttcatatttatcttttattttattttttttgttgttttgttttgttaggATCTATAtgctcgtagatgagttgtatcatagatacaatagCCGCATCAGGGATTACCTTCATCCgataaagtttatcatctaaccgaaagatgcGCAAGGAaatctccggacgtttagataataaaactttaaagtCTGATAAGAAAACCCGTAAGGTCTCGTTCCATGATCCTGAAAATCAAAgcaaacaaaaagaaacataaGAATAACAAATTGAGAAGAAAAAGTATACGAGGGGAAACTAAAATCAATTATGACATAATTCctgacaaaaatataataatataacatcttattcaataataagaatattagaacttataaaaatattagaagttATTCTGTACAATGCCAGGGCATTTTTTCTCATAAGGTAACTTATAGTCCATGTGAAAAACAAGGTTAATAAACATAAAAGTAAACACAAAAATTAGGGGGGAAACTTACAAACTATAATATAAAAAGGTATATTATGAAAAACAGAATaagcaaattatatatattaaatcaaagAACATAGAGTTATGTCAACAAGAAAGTATTCTGAAAGTCAGTTAACTTGAGAAGTTCAATGCTCAAAAGGACAGGCAACTTCAAACTCTATAATCTCTATATATCTGAAATAGAAATCCTAGATGAAGAAGCACTCTTGGCAATATGTGCAGAAGTAGGGAAGAACACTGTCCCGCATCAGATGAATGAAGCAATAAGCATGTATTGGCCACATTAATCAGAGAAAACATGTTTCAATTGTTCCAAAGGAAACATTATTGATGAGGAAGTGCTTAGTATACAGAAATTTGGCACTGAAGTACCTCCTGATCACGCCACCATCTTTTGTCTTCTCATCTGCATAGGAAGCATAAACATCAGGTTCGTGGAAATGTCGGTCTTCTGAGGTATAAAAATCACCTGGGATGTCATAAAAGCTTAAGGCGACATAGCAGGTTGTTTCATAAGGAGAAAACCTCTTCTCAAGTGGCCTGCAGCCGTAGGTTATAATACAGAGTTGTTGCTTGCCATCAGAGTCCTGAAACGCAACAATGTAGTCGGTGGAACACTGTTTGAACATGTAGGTGAACCTAGAATATCGTAACACTTCCAGGAAGGCTTTGTCAGGTGCCAAGTATGGTTGCATAAATTCTTCACCACGGGAGGTCATCTTTGATGCACAGACATAACTAACAAGCTGATCGGGGAGTATACCAAAAGCCAATTTACCGATTATTGGATTACATATGTAACGAAATTTTTGTTGACCAAATGTAAAAGGTGCAGGAGTTGGACtattaaaatatgtgtgtatagCCCATTGATGTGTTTGTAGATTGAAGGACGAGAGTAGTCTAGTAGTAACAAAATAGACTATTTGCTCTTGTTCCATGACAAGATAAGAAACCCCATCAGCATAATAATGAAACTCTAATGCATCATCTTCTGGATTGGGCAACACTTGCCAAGTCCCGTCAGCAGGAGAAAAGACTTCAAATATGGTATCGAGAAAGCACCCAGATAGAATATAGAGTTTGTCATTGGCAACAAAAACAATCGGAAAAAGCTTTAACTCATGCATgggatttttaattttagttaaaagatGTTTAAAATTCGTAATGACATTGTCTTCACTAGGTTCTATACTCATaagatccttttcttccatggTATAAAAGCTAGTGTATTTATTACCCGACGACAATGCAAGTCCATAGAAATATATCTTGGAACCTAATTTTATGCACTTGAAATAATTGTCTCCTAAATGCGAATCTGTGGGGAAAACAAGAAGAGGACGCAAGTCATGAAGATAAGTAGAGTCGGAACTATTGCTACTAAATCGCGGGTGAAGTAGTGGATCCATTCTATATAAAGCAAAGCCCCCATTAAATAGTTTTGCAAGCATATAAATAAATTGATTAGAATCAGAGTACAGAGCTTTGAAATTAGGAGATTGTATAAGATCATACCATGATTTCTCCACACAAGTGCATTGTGCTAGAGATTTTGGAGGTAGTCTTTTCAGGATTTCTGCCAAGAGGTGTTCTGAATCAAAAGCACCAGCCATTGCTTTTGTCTATCGATATGTCAACACCCAACACCCCTGTTTATATATAGAGGCATCATCTGACTTTGCATTCGAATTAAAGTCTGATTAGGTTGAGCTTTCTAATCCGAATAGGATACTGTGAACCTCAAAAACTCAAAATCATCGATCTTCAGACCctatatttatcttttattaagTATGTTgttaagtgacaaaaaaaagggAACACGtagaattattttaaattaataaaagtttatgatatttttaatattttggtcttaaaccgaaaccaaaccgaaccaaaccgttAAGAatcggtttggtttggattggtttttACAACATTCGGTTTAGTTATAATTTGTACATTTTTCAAATTGAAaaattcggtttggttcggtttggacCTCCAAAACCGTCCAAACCGAACCGTGCTCAACCCCTAATGCGCATAATCTCTGTGCGTGCGCGCAACTCTCGCGTTCCGTGGATGCGTATGTAAAAGAGAAATCAGCAATTACGCATCTTTCTTTCCTGCCAGATTACGCAGCATGGATTCATCTAGGGGCTTAACCGGATAACCGGTGATCTGGACTGTTTCCCTCTCCAGGGGCGGGTCTAGAAATATTTTCTTAGGGGGGCAATTTTTgaaaaacacctatatattttcagattttcagggggcacttctataatttcataaaatttagaatggtgaaaaaatgtaaaaaaataatttagaggGGCACGTGTCCCTCGTGCCTCTTAATAGATCCGCCCATGTCCCTCTCGATGATGAAGCTTATACCCCGTCGTGTCACTGGTGGACTTTGATCTTATTTTGAGGTCATATTTAGTATTCAGAGGTTGCCTCGTTTTTGTACTGCTTGTATATGCGTGTACACCATGCACATAACTGAAATGCGTGTGGGGGAAATGGCAATCATTCTGGTGGTTTTACAAAAAGCTTATTTACCGCTGCATCTTCTGACTTGGAACTCTGGGTCTTTCTTCAGAGTATAAGAAACTCCCGTTCATTTTCGTCTAATATCTTATGTATACATAGAAAGAGAGACTGTTAAATAAACTAACAAGTCAATGATCTAGAATTATTGTTTACATGAATCTTAAGAGTCTCCTCTTCAGTTGAAAactcaatatatacaattaaattTAGTTAAACTCAGAAACGTCTTTAGCTAGCTAAGAACAGGTCACAAAACAACTTAAATTTATGTCAATTATTTCTTCATGATGATGTTTAACATGACTTCTGATACTGATATCACTATCAGTCATGTTTCGGATTCTTAAAAATTGTCAAAGTGTGTTATTACTAGCTTATTAATCTGTAATAAAATTAACAGATTACTAAGATCTTCTGTCATTCCTTATTAGAAAACCCCTCCATGTCAACTCAACATAAAACAATCAAAGGTGATTTTCTaacaaagaaaatgaaaattttcagCCATCTATAATATAGAACAACCAGCTCCATTACACAAGAACGATATACATAAAACCGAATGGCCACGCCGCTAAGCATGATCAAACTACTTGTGCGGTTGTCTTTCATATTCTTTCTCGTGCCATGCTTATGTTGTCCTGCTTATCAGAAACAATCCCTTCTCCACTTCAAATCCTCCTTGCTCAACAGCTACAACACCTCAAACTCATCGTCCTTTGGCTTGGAGTCAT includes:
- the LOC108201441 gene encoding receptor-like protein 46 yields the protein MALAEKEMVPKFMMQRRSEKQQNRVKCSGDEPTPDDLQEEDDDVEQEPWLWIGVCIGFSLGFISSVLTAFLIGYIQGEIPGNGLANLTKLVHFDMSRNYFNGSIPPQLFHLRFLQFLDLSENLLKGGLSGEIGKLGNLKTLMLDHNFLDGNLPVQIGNLTKLRQFSVSQNKFSGPIPDSILNLKGLELLDLRNNYLELQIPSKIGSLSNISTLALSKNSFTGLIPPSIRNLSRLETLQLEDNMLSGDIPSWLFDMESMKNLYLGGIILNWNNLKLVPNYMFSHLSLRSCLISGNIPEWISTQKNLDILNLSDNQLTGKFPLWLAEMEIGSILLSRNKLSGKIPSRLFQSTSLSILILSRNNFSGELPENVGDANKIRVLMLSGNNFSGAIPKSVGDMPLLMILDLSRNRFSGNTDTFPVFDPECSLYYADFSSNELSGNFPQSFCAQMTILALGENKFSGNLLKNLTNMNQLQYLDLHNNNITVELSEFISQLSYLQVLSLRNNCVHGSLSSNSFYNQSSLRILDLSSNNLDGSIPSELGNLVEMTDIGSFSLISMRIDEIEVNWIESTVTLLTGMFTSVIEMNDLTVNWKKAEQGISSRSHHIYSFLDLSSNKLSGDIPFSCGMQIRVKCSKDEPTPDDAQEDNDGDGKQAP